A single Vigna radiata var. radiata cultivar VC1973A chromosome 8, Vradiata_ver6, whole genome shotgun sequence DNA region contains:
- the LOC106769781 gene encoding uncharacterized protein At1g03900 produces the protein MSLEVEEEEAFEHTLLVVREVSVYKIPPRTSSGGYKCGEWLQSDKIWSGRIRVVSRRDRCEIRLEDPNSGDLFAACFVYPGQRESAVEPVLDSSRYFVLKIEDGRGKHAFIGLGFNERNEAFDFNVALSDHEKYVRREHEKESGDSAAAEESQIDIHPAVNHRLKDGETIRINVKHKVSGGTGMLSAAGLTGGHAATPKPKTLSLAPPPSGIGKIRSPLPPPPNDPVAARIASTGRATDPKGTYESVKHSTDSLSDLSQLQKNLPSTNTSGASGWAAF, from the exons ATGTCgttggaggtggaggaggaggaggccTTCGAGCACACGCTTCTGGTGGTGCGTGAGGTCTCTGTCTACAAGATCCCGCCGCGCACCTCCTCCGGTGGATACAAGTGCGGTGAGTGGCTCCAGTCCGACAAGATCTGGTCGGGGCGGATCCGCGTCGTATCTCGTCGGGACCGCTGCGAGATCCGCCTTGAAGATCCGAACTCCGGTGACCTCTTTGCTGCCTGCTTCGTGTACCCTGGCCAGCGTGAGAGCGCGGTGGAGCCAGTCCTCGACTCGTCGCGCTATTTCGTCCTCAAGATCGAGGACGGTCGCGGTAAGCACGCCTTCATTGGGCTAGGGTTCAATGAGAGGAATGAGGCCTTCGACTTCAACGTGGCGCTCTCCGATCACGAGAAGTACGTCCGCCGCGAGCACGAGAAGGAATCTGGTGACTCCGCCGCCGCTGAAGAGTCTCAGATCGATATTCACCCCGCTGTCAATCACAGGCTTAAG GACGGGGAAACCATTAGAATTAATGTGAAGCACAAGGTATCTGGTGGAACTGGCATGCTTTCAGCTGCTGGCCTAACCGGTGGGCATGCTGCAACACCAAAACCAAAAACCTTGAGCCTAGCTCCCCCACCAAGTGGGATTGGGAAAATCAGGTCTCCCCTTCCACCCCCACCAAATGATCCTGTTGCTGCTCGGATTGCTTCCACAGGTCGCGCTACTGATCCTAAAGGGACATATGAAAGTGTGAAACATTCTACTGACTCTTTATCAGATCTTTCTCAACTACAG AAAAATCTTCCCTCAACAAACACCTCAGGAGCTTCAGGATGGGCAGCCTTCTGA